TATGTGTTTGATTCCGCAAGCATTACTAACGTGGGGCCATCGGAGCAAGTGCTTTTGGTGCTGGAGCTCCCTGGAGTCTATGGAGCACAGAGAATCACGCGTTTCTGCTGATCATGGCCAGGACTGAGCCAGCAcaggctccagctgcagtgcCAGTAGCTCTCTGTGAGGTCATGCTGGTGTTGTATGGCACGGCATCCCGATTCCCATGTCACCAAGCTGCTGCCATGTGCAAAGCAGACCCCGAGGTTACTGCAGCCCAGCTAGGAGGAGCTGTACCCCAGATGCCTGGTAAAGGAGCCAATTCTGAGCTGGCTTGGATGGTGGGTATAGGTGGGGTTGTTGGCACTGCTTGGCGTAGAAGGAGCCCGCTGTCTCTTCAAGAGTGGTCCTAGACTGTTCCCCAAAAGCCAGACTAGACGGACAGTGTGGACAACCAATATGGTGCGGCGCTCTGCAGCGTGGGGAATCTAGGCTCAATTCCTGCTCTCCTCATGAGTATGGCAACGTGCCCAGTAGAGAGCAGGATAAGGCACTTCACAGGATCACATTCCAGCCTAGCAACCGCTCCGCCCAGTTACTGGGTCAGCATCTAATCAGTGACTCTGACAGCTTGGGGGTGTTAAAGATAAAGGGGATGAAAATGGGAGGGAGTGCGGACAAAATCCCAATGAGACTTAGCAGAATGAACTCCAAGCTGGGGGTGCTCTGAGCTGGCTTCTCCAGGAACAGGAGCATCGGGACGGAGCCGAAACTTCACTGGTGGGCTCCAGCGCATGGTGCAATGCATCTAGTGGAAGTGCCTTGGGACAGAAAGTGCCTGtaagtgggggcagggtggggtggggaggagctgccCCTTTGAGATCCAGAGACCTGGAGCTGGCCAGCCCCATAGAATTAGCCTTGCCTGCCACACCTGGGATGAGGTCTTCTGTTCCTCCCCCCACGTCACCTGGGATCGGGATGTGGTTTAATTGGTAGATCCAGCTGGCACGGAAGAGCGGATTCTCCTccaaagagcagcaggaagctgcagaggaagggggatATTCAGGGACAGATAACAAGAGTGAAGCTGGAGTGAGACTTCAGCAGAGACCTGCCACAGCAGGGAGTGGCTGGCGGGAGAGAGTAGGCTCCAGCAGGGAATGCTGCGTCTTCAGGGAAAGGCTCTGGGCAGGGAAGGCCTGAGAGACCCCAGCAGGAAAGCCTACCTGTCTGGAGTTGCTGCAGATTTGAGAACTATATTTTGGGAATGATTTGCTGTTAATCAATCTAGCCCCCAGGGGGAAGGAGTGCCGAATGACAGAAGAGCTTGATTGAGAGAGTCCTGAgaagtggggaactgaggcagggcaTCTGCAGAGCAACTTCAGGCCACAAGGGGGTGCTGAGGCAGGAGCTGGCTCACGCACATTGCAAGAGGAGCTTCTGCCGCAGCATGGGAAAGGCAGGGGATTCTCCATGCCACATGCTGTGCCCATGAAATCTCTCTGGACTCTGCTGTGTGGGATAAGAGTGAGCAGAGATTAACCCCCCATTCAGGAGACCCAGAGGCTGATCCTGGCTCTCCAGGACCAGCTGGGTCTAGTGGATTTGGCAAGGGCTTGATTGCCATCGTGGGCGGGGTGGGGTCATCCTTCGTGCCCAAATCGTGACGCAGCAAGCAGGACGGAGCAAGACTCACCGATAGAGGTGCTCCTCACTGCCCAGCTGGAAATGCCCGTACAGGGAGTAGGCCTCGTTGCTGTCCCAGTCCCGGAGCTGGATTCGGAGGGAATAGGAGCCCTGAGTGGTGAGCCGGTGGATGAAGTCATTTCCCAGCCAGTATTCTCCAGATGGGGACCCAAAGCCCTGCATGAAAGACCAGAAACCCAGTGAAGCAGGAGGAAGTTGCCCAGAACCAGCCGGCGGCACTGGGGCTCACCTGGCTTTGCGCTTAGTGGCTGCTGAGAGAGCAGAGTCCCCAGGTTCCTGCTCCGTGATTTCTGTGCTGGATGgggccagctctgctctgggggaATTGTATGTACAATGGTAGCTTTGTACTCGAGTGTCACTGTGAGGATTAAGATCTCACTTCTGGGCCTCTGAGATGCCTCAGGCTCTGGCATCTGGATCTGGTTAGGACGGCTCTCCAAAAACAAAGCCCTTGGCACCGCAGTGTTCAATGCAGCCGGGCAAAGGCCAAGAGGTGCCGTGCCCAAGATGGGCTGAAAGAAGGAACCTAGAAGGAAGCAGGTTTTGCAGCACATCCGCTCTCCCAGCCCCACAACAATGCATGTGGCTGATACAGGCAtggtccagggagctctgtgcTGGGCTTTGGAATTCTGAATGAATCCAGACAATGGTTCATTGACCAGTAACTTCTCTGGAGAGCCCACAAGCCAATGGCCTTGGTTACTAACCCTGCTGTGCCCAGAGATCTCCCCTGCATCACATTACAGCTGAGACTCAGGCTACAAAAGGCCAACCAGGGAAGCACCACACAACACCAGTCTATGAGGGGAAGGAGTTTCAGAGTCCCTGCATTCCTGCTTCTGCCCAGGCCATTTCTTGGAAGAGACACAGAATCCCTCCTGCACCAGatccacacccacacaccccctctcaGCGCTGTGGCTACAGAAGCGCTTTCCAGGGCCAGCCACACGACTCACGTGTGAATGAGCTGAAACCACAGCCAGGATCTGAGATCTTTTTCCAGCATTTGCACAGACAGCTTTTCCACGGGAGCGTTTCAAATGGtggagagtgtgtgtgcgtgtgtgtgtgcaccagaCACTTCACCATGTCGCCGCTTGCCCATGGGGCTCACAGAGCCAAATCCATGCCTGGTGCGTCTCTGCGGACTTCAGTGGGCAGGCCCTGGGGATGGATTTGGTGGGACTGGCTGAGACATCACCTTCTAAAACTGTCCCGCCACAAGGAAGAAGCCCTGCAATCCAGGGCTGACTTGGAACAGCTGGGGTCTTTCCAAACACCAAAAATATGGATCCTGATGTTCCCTTTCATACAACACACGCAACAAACTCCCAGCAGAGGGGCCACCCCCTGGTATCCGGGGGGAACCCTCCTTCCCTTGCCCAGTTAGCAATTTGGACATCTACGTTTGACGCCCCTGAACCCTGGGCCATCCGTGGAAAGCAGGGCCTGGCCTGCTTTGATTCAGGAATGCTGGTGGCGCAGAAAGTCCAGTTCATGGCCTCTCTCTGTCGATGGGATTTCTGTGCCCCGTTACCACAGTGTCTGAGCGCCTCCCCGTCTTACATCACAACACCCCGGTGAAAAGAGCCCTGACCCTGCAGCAGGGGGGCCACCTCAGCTCCCTCCTTTCGGTGCAGGGGCGGCCCCgctctccatcccttcccccatcgCTGGGTTCCTGTTTGCAGTCTCCCGTGTACCCTTCACCACATGCCCTGAACAATAAGGCAGTAACCTctgctcctcttcttccttcccacGTGTGTAGGGCGGCCGGGGGCTGCGGGTGGGGAAGTGAGGGCCCGTCGCCCCTGGGAGTGGCTGGCTATTCCTAGCCTCCACGGGAAGCTCTTCCTGCCCCAGGGTGAGGAAATGCCGGGGGTCCCACACCACGGCCTCACCGGGGCATTGCTGGCTGCCGACAGGACAGGGAAGCCTTACGTGTTTGTATTCCTTCCAGGTGCGGTGGAAGTCCACGGAGCCATCCTTCCGGTGCTGGATGACAGTCCAGCCTCCCCCGCTGGTCTCCATATCGCAGAACGCCTGTGAACGGGACAGCGTGGCCACAGCTGGACAGACACATACAGAACAGCCCACGAGCCGGCGTGGCTCACGCCAGAGCGCTAGGGGCCAATGTCCAAAGCAGGGGCTTGGCTGTGATCCTCAGGCCTGGCCGCAGCCTTGTGGCTAAGCACACTAGTAACCATCCCCACTGTGGCATCCATGAGAGGCAGAGGAGGTCAGTAGGATGGGTGAATGTGATGGGCGAGCGTTGTTTTGGTTTGACAAGTGCCATTTTTCAGGGCCCGGGGATACTAGTCTGCATCTCAGGAATGCTAATCCTCAGCCCCTCTCCGACGCATCACCCCCCCAGGTGCTCGGCATGCTTTGCCTGCCCTCGTTAACCGCTCCCTGCCAGCCAACTTGCAGACCTCATTTGCAGATGGATACATGGCGGGGCAAagctgaagtgatttgcccaaggccagagAGCgaagcagtggcagagctgaggaaaGACCCAGAATCTCATTGCTCTGCTTTAGACACTAGCCACCCGCCATCCCCCAGAGGTGGGaccagaaaccaggagtcctgactcccagcccctctctgcttTACCCCACTCCCCGCCCTCTGCCATGTGCTTGCATATCTCGGATCCTGGGCCAAGTctgccaggggctggggagggggcctgAGGGGCCTGGACCAGCTGGCAGGCTGCCAGGCTCGGAGACTTACCCTGGTGGTGGCTGTGGAGTTGGGGAAGCGCAGCGTGTAGACCCCGCTGGCAGTGAGGCCCAATTTGTACGCAGCCCCACAGTCCCGGAACACCTTCTGCTCCTCCTGCGGGGCCGGGGAGATTTCTGGGTGGAGCACAAAAGGGGACACTCAGCTCTTCCCCCAGCTGCTTCAATTCCAGATGCTGCCCAGGGGGACGTACCCGCCTCTGTGAGACTCCCCCTCAACCCTGCACCGCCTGTGGCTCTGCTGCCATGCCATGAGACCCTGCTCCTTGTGCACCTCTGATTAGCAGCTCATGCCGCACTGTCCCAACCACACTGATGTCGGACCCTGCTCCAGCCGCCTGAGTGGAGCCAATGGCCCAGAATCTGCTGGGAACCCACGGGAGGAGGGAATTCTCAACAGGTGTAAACCCAGCCCAGTGGCTCCTACGCCAGCCCTCGACCCCAGCATAGGGGCAtgctgggaagggatggggcctgGTGGCGATAAGACAATGCCCAGGGAGCAGAGCCCACCCTCCAAATTAGAGCAGCCCATAGGCTGCTCAAATTAAAATGGGCTGGGGCAGCTTTAGagctggggagcagctcccccgACACTCCCCAAGTCTTGCACCAAGTGAGCTGGGCCATTGCTTGGGCCCGACTCCAGAGCAACCACTCCTAGCCCTTCCCCCCACGCCCCGCAGTACTGACGGTTGCACTGAGAGACCAGGCTCAGGAGCTGGTGCACAGTGTCCATGAGAGATGCCTGCTGTCTCTGCAGCACCGTGTTGTTGGCTGAGGCTATGGCGAGGTGCTGCTCCAGTTCCCAGATGAGCTGGGTTTGCTTGGACAGCAGACTCTGCATCTCCAGCTTCTCGGCTTTGATCCCATGCAGCTCCTCCTCGTGTTTGGCTTCCACATCCAGGACTTTCTTCTCCAgaaagctgggggcagggagccaagAAGGGGGCGATTAAGAGGTGCCTCACAGAGAGGGAGTCAAGGAGGGGTGGGCCAgcgctgggctggggcctgggagcCCTGGCTTCCCCTTCTGGCTTTGCCAGACTCCCGGTGTGACCATGGTTGGGTCACTTagtttctgtgcctctgttctcaTCTACAGAAGAGGATAGTTGCCCAGCCTTACCTcagaggggtgctgtgaggagaaACACACTAGAGACCAGAAGGAGCCCAGATACTACGGTACAGGGCAGATGAGGACCAGACGGACAGATCGTGCACGCTCTGCCCACTGCCTGCTACAGTCCCCAGGGAGGCATTGTTCTGGGGCTCTGGCTTTTGGCCCCCACTAGCACAGTGATGCCAGCCCCACGCTTTCCAAAGGCAGGGTGTCTTTTTCAGACTCCACACCCCGACTTTTCTTGAATCAGCCTCCTGTGTTTTGAGCTTTTAGGGGACACGTTTTCAAGCTGTGCCTCTATGAAGCCATCAGCCCTAGCACAGTGCTCAGCAGTACCGGCAGGGCTTGCGCCATCTCCCGCCAGCGTCCTTGCCAAATGCAATGAGCCGGGCACAGGCTGCCTGCTGCCGGGGctaggggggtggggaagagccaTAAACCCTTTATTGACAAGTCCCTGCTCTAGCAGAGGCCCCTCTCGCAGCCAGAGCTGGTTAGCTGGCTCCCAGGCAGGCTCTCCCAGCTCCGGTGCCAGGGCATTAGCTGCAGGGAGATTTACAAGGGAGAATGTTCCCAGAAGCATAAGTCGGGTGGTCGCCTCCAGTCAGTGGGGATCTCACCAGAGCTCAGTCTATTCACAGCACCCACACTGGGGGCCTTTGACACAAGCCCTTCGCAGTTCTGGGGTGTGCATTGTGAAGCTGCCCTTTTCCAAGCAGGTGCCCTAAGCCGGCCGGGCCCCTCTGCATCTGTTAGTCACCCTAATCGTGGGGGCAACAACCTATTTATTTACAAGATAAgatgggggagggaatatctttcattggaccaactcctACTGGGGAGAGGGCCAAGCTTTGGAGCCACGCAGAGCCCTTCTGGAGGACTGGGAAAGATGCTCCGAGCTAAATgcaggtggaacagattgttagcacatattctaagggagcATTCAAGGTGGAgtgcccattaacacctctgcagtcataggacacaaaggggggttgggagggttacagattgttgtaataagctcatctctcactctctcaccaaaagaagttagCCCAATAAATGACATtccctcgcccaccttgtctctccaatctCCTGGGAGTAACAGGGCTACAACTGCACTGAGTGTGTATTTCCAGTCAGcgcaggcagcagctgcctgagttTCAGACACACAGTCGCCCACCTCCCTACGCTGCACTCCAGGAAAGGGAGCAGGGTGCTTGCCTAGATAGAACCACTTCTGGAAATGTAGGTTCTGGGCAAG
Above is a genomic segment from Chelonoidis abingdonii isolate Lonesome George chromosome 25, CheloAbing_2.0, whole genome shotgun sequence containing:
- the LOC116817041 gene encoding angiopoietin-2-like isoform X2, which gives rise to MELAEIQFNTVQNHTAAILEIGSSLLSQTAEQTRKLTDVEMQVLNQTSRLEIQLLENSLSTNKLEKQLLLQTQEINKLQEKNSFLEKKVLDVEAKHEEELHGIKAEKLEMQSLLSKQTQLIWELEQHLAIASANNTVLQRQQASLMDTVHQLLSLVSQCNQISPAPQEEQKVFRDCGAAYKLGLTASGVYTLRFPNSTATTRAFCDMETSGGGWTVIQHRKDGSVDFHRTWKEYKHGFGSPSGEYWLGNDFIHRLTTQGSYSLRIQLRDWDSNEAYSLYGHFQLGSEEHLYRLHVRDYSGTAGRTSSLSPPGTAFSTKDADNDRCGCKCAQMATGGWWFDACGPSNLNGIYYPASPATVRYNGMKWHYWKGPSHRLKATTLMIRAADF